One Brevibacillus choshinensis genomic window carries:
- a CDS encoding NAD(P)/FAD-dependent oxidoreductase — translation MHRSEHDYDVIIIGGGPSGLMASVAASAQGARVCLVEKGGKLGRKLIISGGGRCNVTNAKEQDELIKQMPGNGRFMYSAFAQFSNREIIQFFEELGVALKEEDRGRMFPVTDKAVTVAQALIDKMKKQGVTVRLNSPVQKVLYEDGHTAGIQLQSGEELRSSCVVIAVGGCSVPQTGSTGDGYSWAKDAGHTITDLYPTEVPLVANDPFIRDKSVQGLSLRDVEMTLYAPNGKKVSTQEGDMIFTHQGLSGPASLRMGHYVSITQRKHGAIPLSLTIDLMPTKSADEIAAESWELLEEQPKKAVKNVLKGYLPERIIPLVLSLASIPEETTLSHMRKQEWSGLAKFIKAFPLTITGTLSLQEAFITGGGVSVKEIDPRTMKSKCVDGLYFAGEVMDVHAHTGGYNITIAFSSGHVAGTHSALEALEKYSAKEV, via the coding sequence ATGCATAGATCTGAACACGATTATGATGTCATTATTATCGGCGGGGGTCCATCGGGATTGATGGCCTCAGTCGCCGCTTCCGCTCAGGGAGCGAGAGTCTGCCTCGTGGAAAAAGGCGGCAAGCTCGGGCGTAAGCTGATCATCTCTGGCGGCGGTCGCTGCAATGTAACCAATGCCAAGGAACAAGATGAATTGATCAAGCAGATGCCCGGAAACGGACGATTCATGTACAGCGCATTCGCACAGTTTAGCAATCGTGAAATCATCCAGTTTTTCGAGGAGCTCGGTGTCGCGCTGAAAGAAGAAGATCGCGGACGCATGTTTCCCGTGACCGACAAGGCTGTCACCGTCGCGCAAGCCCTGATCGACAAGATGAAAAAACAAGGCGTTACGGTACGTTTGAACAGTCCTGTCCAAAAAGTGCTCTATGAGGATGGGCACACTGCCGGAATCCAGCTGCAATCCGGCGAAGAACTGAGGTCTTCCTGTGTCGTGATTGCCGTAGGCGGCTGTTCTGTCCCTCAAACAGGTTCGACTGGTGATGGCTACTCCTGGGCAAAGGATGCCGGTCACACCATTACGGATCTTTACCCAACCGAAGTGCCTCTTGTGGCAAACGATCCCTTTATCCGCGATAAATCGGTGCAAGGCCTTTCTCTTCGCGATGTGGAAATGACGTTGTACGCCCCCAATGGAAAAAAGGTATCCACTCAGGAAGGAGACATGATCTTCACCCACCAAGGCTTGTCTGGCCCGGCTTCCCTGCGGATGGGTCATTACGTCTCCATTACCCAGCGAAAGCACGGGGCGATTCCCCTTTCCCTCACCATCGATCTCATGCCAACCAAGTCGGCTGACGAGATCGCTGCGGAGAGCTGGGAGCTTTTGGAGGAGCAGCCGAAGAAAGCGGTGAAGAATGTCCTGAAAGGGTATCTGCCCGAGCGAATCATCCCTCTCGTGCTCTCTCTCGCTTCCATCCCGGAGGAGACGACGCTCAGTCACATGCGAAAGCAGGAGTGGTCAGGCCTCGCGAAATTCATCAAGGCATTCCCCTTGACGATCACAGGGACTCTCTCCCTGCAAGAGGCCTTCATCACAGGCGGCGGCGTCAGTGTAAAAGAAATCGATCCGCGCACGATGAAGTCCAAATGCGTGGATGGTCTTTACTTTGCCGGTGAGGTCATGGATGTGCACGCGCACACGGGCGGCTACAACATCACCATTGCCTTTTCCTCCGGGCATGTCGCAGGAACTCACAGCGCCCTCGAGGCACTGGAAAAATATTCTGCAAAAGAGGTTTAA
- a CDS encoding septation ring formation regulator EzrA → MKRSLFMLCLAGMLLYANPAFATPFPDKTDEIVQDADNYLKKEDRTKFADALKANPGSYKVVVVESTTPEADTPDIYAQKLFDNYNLAEDALMVVLDMDTEQLGVYAGPALQSKGANLEMLHDKITSYYEPFRNQKQYLTGIQTMIDEVNSEVDRIKTNQGTANSAAADQSDATSTDQQGAGLGGVPWWIYLIGVVFAGLSVSLVYAMIRRRSIFAQVDDVEDWKDELVEKINVIEVEKPRSRSSGVTEVRYHQLADKKENLLRIRIPDVEMMILDAEEACDRFRFTLALGMLEEARAAIAEIEEELSELKSDSSKVAVTKQENKVVIPEIGKLVEQVERRLSDLRLEYGLSFHELKATLDEVDTMRQLVKTSRAAGDDVHAYETTLKAQQMLESVNKSMEQIPSMVQRINKELPEEFKQLEDGIDQVMRDGFQLEQTALDHSLMQAKQLLAAAKGALEEGSLERVQTHQKAFEVLMDATYQSLEETVLAQREAAAAQVMPAALKADEADEMPVDTLPEVTAEALQQADDTEERDAEEWDAAQVQVEEPDKKHYEAPPTLQAARSDQGTAKVYDYEAEAAGVAAAELSKAEREVLLNAKAIPFPSSTRQAAAPEAPQKEAEAVVDDEEEYELVIPKRPAEWEEGRPEPEPSSLVIETEDDALDELERISGTLVRVRQQIKRSYLPGIPDHLKFLFEEVVQTLARIKTIMEQYRYDLEEVAILIQDADELVSETERMAERIISTCQLAEGAIQYTNRYRRQNRQVNELLTKAEQSFRQLAFAEAYQLAEEARLVVEGAPEETETRWLLRRKKKG, encoded by the coding sequence GTGAAACGATCATTATTCATGCTCTGCCTCGCAGGCATGTTGCTATATGCGAATCCGGCATTCGCCACACCATTTCCGGATAAAACGGATGAAATTGTTCAGGACGCTGACAACTACTTGAAAAAAGAAGATCGCACGAAATTCGCGGATGCTCTCAAAGCCAATCCGGGAAGCTACAAGGTCGTCGTAGTAGAAAGCACCACACCTGAAGCAGATACGCCTGATATATACGCACAGAAGCTGTTTGATAACTACAATCTCGCCGAAGACGCTCTGATGGTTGTCCTCGATATGGATACGGAGCAGCTGGGCGTTTACGCGGGTCCAGCCCTGCAGTCAAAAGGCGCCAATCTGGAAATGCTCCACGATAAAATCACTTCTTACTACGAGCCGTTTCGCAACCAAAAGCAATACTTGACCGGAATCCAGACGATGATCGATGAAGTGAATTCGGAGGTCGATCGGATCAAGACGAACCAGGGAACGGCAAATTCAGCTGCGGCCGATCAATCTGATGCCACGTCTACGGATCAGCAAGGGGCAGGGCTTGGCGGCGTTCCATGGTGGATCTACCTGATCGGGGTCGTTTTCGCAGGTCTTTCCGTGAGTCTGGTTTACGCCATGATTCGCCGTCGGTCTATCTTCGCTCAGGTAGACGATGTGGAAGACTGGAAAGATGAGCTGGTCGAAAAAATCAATGTCATCGAAGTGGAAAAGCCTAGAAGCCGCTCCAGCGGGGTAACCGAGGTCCGTTACCACCAACTGGCGGACAAAAAAGAAAACCTGCTGCGGATCCGCATTCCTGATGTGGAAATGATGATTCTCGATGCAGAGGAAGCGTGCGACCGCTTCCGTTTTACACTGGCGCTCGGAATGCTCGAGGAAGCGAGAGCGGCTATCGCGGAAATCGAGGAGGAATTGTCCGAGCTGAAGTCAGATTCGTCCAAAGTGGCAGTCACCAAGCAGGAAAACAAGGTCGTCATCCCGGAAATCGGTAAGCTGGTCGAGCAAGTAGAGCGCCGTCTGTCTGACTTGCGACTGGAGTACGGACTTTCGTTTCATGAGTTGAAAGCGACGCTGGATGAAGTCGATACGATGCGCCAGCTAGTGAAAACCTCACGTGCGGCCGGAGATGATGTTCACGCGTACGAAACCACATTAAAAGCGCAGCAGATGCTGGAAAGCGTGAACAAATCGATGGAGCAGATCCCTTCGATGGTTCAGCGGATTAATAAGGAGCTGCCAGAGGAATTCAAACAGCTCGAAGATGGCATCGACCAGGTAATGCGAGACGGCTTCCAGCTGGAGCAAACGGCTCTGGATCATTCGTTGATGCAAGCGAAGCAATTGCTGGCGGCAGCGAAGGGCGCATTGGAAGAAGGCAGTCTGGAGAGGGTTCAGACTCACCAAAAGGCGTTTGAGGTACTGATGGATGCCACGTATCAAAGCCTGGAAGAAACGGTTCTCGCGCAAAGGGAAGCGGCGGCAGCACAAGTCATGCCCGCAGCTCTGAAAGCGGATGAAGCGGATGAAATGCCCGTCGACACTTTGCCTGAGGTGACTGCCGAAGCTCTCCAGCAAGCGGATGATACCGAGGAGCGAGACGCCGAAGAGTGGGACGCTGCACAGGTGCAGGTGGAGGAACCGGATAAAAAACACTATGAAGCACCACCCACCTTGCAGGCTGCTCGATCGGACCAAGGGACGGCAAAGGTCTACGACTATGAGGCAGAAGCAGCAGGTGTCGCTGCCGCTGAATTAAGCAAGGCTGAACGGGAAGTCCTGTTGAATGCAAAAGCGATTCCGTTCCCTTCGTCTACGCGTCAGGCCGCTGCACCAGAAGCACCGCAAAAAGAGGCAGAAGCGGTGGTAGACGACGAGGAAGAATACGAGTTGGTTATCCCGAAGCGTCCAGCAGAGTGGGAAGAAGGAAGACCGGAACCCGAGCCGTCTTCTTTGGTCATCGAAACGGAAGATGACGCATTGGACGAGCTGGAACGAATCTCAGGCACGCTGGTGCGGGTTCGCCAGCAAATCAAGCGAAGCTATCTGCCGGGAATTCCTGATCACCTGAAGTTTCTGTTCGAAGAAGTCGTACAGACGCTGGCCCGGATCAAGACCATCATGGAGCAGTACCGCTACGATCTGGAAGAGGTCGCGATTCTCATTCAGGATGCCGATGAATTGGTAAGCGAGACCGAGCGGATGGCAGAGCGGATTATCTCGACGTGCCAGCTGGCGGAAGGCGCCATTCAATACACCAATCGTTATCGCAGGCAGAATCGTCAAGTAAACGAATTGCTGACAAAAGCAGAACAGTCGTTTAGACAGCTCGCTTTCGCGGAAGCCTATCAGTTAGCAGAAGAGGCGCGTCTGGTTGTTGAAGGGGCTCCGGAAGAAACAGAGACGCGCTGGCTGCTGCGGCGGAAAAAAAAGGGGTGA
- the refZ gene encoding forespore capture DNA-binding protein RefZ, whose translation MDQTKMRILSAAAKLFDIYGYKGTSVRHIAEEAQVNSALISYHFQGKQGVLETLIASYFDTLFRLVEEQEIEYRDAPPYERLEQIIGLYLRFQCEHAPITRLIQRELSVESMLAREVLTLYISRWKHGLSRVIEMGITSSEFQPVSTDRIVLAVISQMTYPFLQAQMVRQVYDLEPYSEEFALWQQASIMRYLRACLLDA comes from the coding sequence ATGGACCAGACGAAGATGCGCATATTGTCAGCAGCGGCCAAGCTGTTCGACATTTACGGCTACAAAGGGACATCAGTTCGACATATTGCCGAGGAGGCTCAGGTGAATTCCGCGCTCATCTCCTACCATTTTCAGGGGAAGCAGGGCGTGCTGGAAACCTTGATAGCCTCTTATTTTGATACGTTATTCCGACTGGTAGAAGAGCAGGAAATCGAATATAGAGACGCACCACCCTACGAAAGGCTCGAACAGATTATCGGGCTGTACTTGCGCTTTCAGTGTGAGCATGCTCCGATCACCAGGCTGATCCAGCGTGAACTGAGCGTCGAATCGATGCTGGCGAGAGAAGTGTTGACTCTCTACATCAGCCGGTGGAAGCACGGATTGTCGCGGGTCATTGAAATGGGAATTACATCCAGTGAATTCCAACCCGTCTCCACGGACAGGATTGTCTTGGCTGTCATCAGTCAAATGACATATCCTTTTTTGCAAGCTCAAATGGTTCGGCAGGTCTACGATCTGGAACCGTACTCTGAGGAGTTCGCCTTATGGCAGCAAGCCTCCATCATGCGTTACCTGCGTGCATGCTTGCTAGATGCCTAA
- a CDS encoding endonuclease/exonuclease/phosphatase family protein — protein MGKKWLPLTLFLSLLATPTGGPVVQNIAPSGYSSPSNYEHPLSVVTYNIRGCRTDSGNADPALVTAALRTLDADIIALQEVDYNLPRSHFVNQVEAIAKALNMNYAYGPSIDLVIGGYGNAVLSKFQIRQAQQKKLPAVWEPRSILDVAVDWNGDPLHVVVTHLGTKKSEHRQQIEFLRDYLQEKSYKHSILLGDFNLLPSDPLLETLRGTYQDPAYAGKLGLRTLRHAGAPEEIDRIFLSPQLSFIDASAPAIGPSDHYPVQMTLQREDLAYKKAISSR, from the coding sequence ATGGGAAAAAAATGGCTGCCGCTCACTTTGTTTCTTTCACTGCTTGCCACTCCGACAGGAGGACCTGTCGTCCAAAACATCGCTCCCTCCGGCTACTCTTCGCCTAGTAATTACGAGCATCCACTGTCTGTCGTTACGTACAACATACGGGGGTGTCGCACAGATTCTGGAAATGCCGATCCCGCACTGGTCACAGCTGCGCTTCGTACGCTTGATGCGGATATCATCGCCTTGCAGGAGGTGGACTACAACCTGCCTCGCTCCCACTTTGTGAATCAGGTCGAAGCGATCGCAAAGGCGTTGAACATGAATTACGCGTACGGTCCGTCAATCGATCTGGTGATTGGGGGGTACGGGAATGCCGTCCTCAGCAAATTCCAGATACGCCAAGCCCAGCAAAAAAAGCTCCCTGCCGTCTGGGAGCCGCGCAGCATTTTGGATGTGGCTGTCGATTGGAATGGCGATCCGCTCCATGTCGTAGTCACCCATTTAGGCACAAAAAAGTCAGAACATAGGCAACAAATCGAATTTTTGCGCGACTATTTGCAAGAAAAGTCATACAAGCACAGCATTTTGCTCGGTGATTTCAATCTGCTGCCGAGCGATCCGTTGCTCGAAACCTTACGCGGCACGTACCAGGATCCGGCCTATGCGGGGAAGCTCGGGCTGCGCACCCTGAGACATGCAGGTGCCCCGGAAGAAATTGATCGCATTTTCCTGTCGCCACAGCTTTCATTCATTGATGCCTCCGCGCCTGCCATCGGTCCGTCTGATCATTATCCCGTTCAGATGACGCTGCAAAGAGAGGATCTTGCGTACAAAAAGGCGATCTCTTCCCGCTGA